One window of the Actinomyces wuliandei genome contains the following:
- a CDS encoding HAD family hydrolase: MSPTSSASPDQDTRRPAAYFDLDKTILATSTAFALSTPMHRSGLLSTVALARGVVAQLPYLLVGAGASRTTRLMDRLATLTAGLPRRRLQEVVQGALSTAIEPAVYAEALDLIAGHRQAGHDVVVVSASLAEIVEPVAQVLGADRAVATTLEVDANGRFTGRIRRRLLHEEKSRALAEDAQAHGVDLSRSWAYSDSSSDEPMLTAVGHPVAVNPDRSLRRLAEARGWPVRDFERPVTLRTTWQPRWPALPRPRGPLPGALAGSLSILAAAGTAGWLVARRPERGHLSRP, translated from the coding sequence ATGAGCCCCACAAGCTCCGCGAGCCCCGACCAGGACACCCGCCGCCCGGCGGCGTACTTCGACCTTGACAAGACCATCCTGGCGACCTCCACGGCCTTTGCCCTGAGCACGCCGATGCACCGCTCAGGCCTGCTGTCCACCGTGGCCCTGGCCCGTGGTGTCGTGGCGCAGCTGCCCTACCTGCTGGTGGGGGCTGGCGCCTCTCGCACGACCCGCCTGATGGACCGCCTGGCGACCCTGACAGCCGGACTGCCCCGCAGGCGTCTGCAGGAGGTGGTCCAGGGCGCGCTGTCCACCGCTATCGAGCCCGCCGTCTACGCCGAGGCGCTCGACCTCATTGCCGGGCACCGCCAGGCCGGGCACGACGTCGTCGTGGTCTCCGCCTCCCTGGCCGAGATCGTCGAGCCGGTCGCCCAGGTGCTCGGAGCCGACCGGGCCGTGGCGACCACCCTGGAGGTGGACGCCAACGGCCGCTTCACCGGACGCATCCGGCGCCGCCTCCTCCACGAGGAGAAGAGCCGCGCCCTGGCAGAGGACGCCCAGGCCCACGGCGTGGACCTCAGTCGTTCCTGGGCCTACTCGGACTCCTCCTCCGACGAGCCGATGCTGACCGCCGTCGGGCACCCCGTCGCCGTCAACCCTGACCGGAGCCTGCGGAGGCTGGCCGAGGCCCGGGGCTGGCCGGTACGGGACTTTGAGCGGCCAGTCACGCTGCGTACCACGTGGCAGCCCCGCTGGCCCGCCCTGCCGCGTCCCCGTGGCCCTCTGCCCGGCGCGCTCGCAGGCAGCCTCAGCATCCTGGCCGCCGCTGGCACCGCAGGCTGGCTGGTGGCCCGTCGTCCAGAACGGGGGCACCTGAGCCGTCCCTGA
- a CDS encoding cell filamentation protein Fic, with protein sequence MDSTTSPPAGGGHTRDRLDAGLASAPARRLSRRRGEAAADSAALAALEAIAGDRRVAQAEEAVREASARLRWHEALRRRWREARAEASVRCAVASGGVDGVVLPASVLREHVVAGLEDAATGDPALDAVAGLWRAGGRVVGWMPDLVGSGRPPPPSARGLMAALHRDVAGPLAASGQITMEEVAAPRAPGTAPREGGPVQAPQGEELVARVGALLEMVDLPGAPALVRAAVVHAETAVVRPFTVGSAALGRLLARHLVTRDGLEPTGTAVTDLWAARSPASYAEALGAYASGSLDGVVSWVQWQAEALLLGVEEAESLCRAVQAGTWRAG encoded by the coding sequence GTGGACAGCACGACGAGCCCTCCCGCCGGTGGCGGGCACACGCGCGACAGGCTGGACGCGGGACTGGCGTCCGCCCCCGCCAGGCGGCTCTCCCGTAGAAGGGGCGAGGCCGCTGCGGACTCAGCAGCACTGGCCGCCCTGGAGGCCATCGCGGGTGACCGGCGGGTAGCCCAGGCCGAGGAGGCTGTCCGGGAGGCCTCGGCCAGGCTGAGGTGGCACGAGGCCCTGAGGCGCCGGTGGCGCGAGGCGCGGGCTGAGGCGTCCGTACGCTGCGCGGTCGCCTCAGGAGGCGTGGACGGCGTGGTCCTGCCAGCCAGCGTGCTGCGTGAGCACGTGGTGGCAGGCCTGGAGGACGCGGCCACCGGTGACCCGGCTCTGGACGCGGTGGCAGGTCTGTGGCGCGCAGGAGGCCGAGTGGTGGGGTGGATGCCGGACCTGGTCGGGTCCGGGCGCCCGCCCCCGCCCTCGGCGCGGGGGCTGATGGCCGCGCTGCACCGTGACGTTGCTGGACCGCTGGCGGCCTCCGGCCAGATCACCATGGAGGAGGTCGCTGCCCCGCGCGCACCCGGTACGGCACCCCGGGAGGGCGGGCCGGTGCAGGCCCCGCAGGGGGAGGAGCTGGTCGCCCGGGTCGGTGCGCTGCTGGAGATGGTGGACCTCCCCGGCGCCCCGGCTCTGGTGCGGGCTGCAGTCGTCCACGCGGAGACGGCGGTGGTGCGCCCCTTCACCGTGGGCAGTGCCGCCCTCGGCAGGCTCCTGGCCCGTCACCTTGTCACCCGTGACGGCCTGGAGCCCACAGGGACGGCGGTGACGGACCTGTGGGCCGCCCGGTCCCCGGCGTCCTACGCCGAGGCGCTGGGCGCTTACGCCTCCGGAAGCCTGGACGGGGTGGTGTCCTGGGTGCAGTGGCAGGCTGAGGCGCTTCTCCTCGGCGTGGAGGAGGCGGAGTCCCTGTGCCGGGCGGTGCAGGCCGGGACCTGGAGGGCGGGCTAG
- a CDS encoding Rv0909 family putative TA system antitoxin — MGLEDLTKKASEALGSDKAEEISDKALDTAAGVAKKVSGGKADAKIDSVRDAADRKIGRD, encoded by the coding sequence ATGGGACTTGAGGACCTGACGAAGAAGGCCAGCGAGGCTCTGGGCTCCGACAAGGCGGAGGAGATCAGCGACAAGGCGCTCGACACTGCTGCGGGTGTCGCCAAGAAGGTATCCGGCGGCAAGGCTGACGCCAAGATCGACTCTGTTCGCGACGCTGCCGACAGAAAGATCGGCCGCGACTGA
- a CDS encoding collagen-like protein: MTQPPAPGQPYYPQQPSAPSAPAPVAPAPGQPYPPQQFQAAPAASAPAAPGAGAPVQPYPPQAPDSLFGNLFDTSRGYVERYGRVVFVVAVVAVVVNWLYSAYNTGASYFNRDTFESGFSFGEFVVDLLFHAPWNMTLILLIRLFVELVRSSVRGGGRP; encoded by the coding sequence ATGACCCAGCCCCCCGCCCCTGGCCAGCCCTACTACCCTCAGCAGCCCTCGGCACCCTCCGCCCCCGCTCCTGTGGCCCCTGCCCCGGGTCAGCCCTACCCGCCCCAGCAGTTCCAGGCGGCGCCTGCCGCCAGCGCCCCTGCAGCACCAGGAGCCGGGGCACCGGTGCAGCCCTACCCGCCCCAGGCCCCCGACTCCTTGTTTGGCAACCTCTTCGACACCTCCAGGGGCTACGTGGAGCGGTACGGGAGGGTCGTCTTTGTCGTGGCTGTCGTCGCCGTCGTCGTGAACTGGCTCTACTCTGCCTACAACACTGGAGCCAGCTACTTCAACCGCGACACCTTTGAGAGCGGGTTCAGCTTCGGCGAGTTTGTCGTTGACCTGCTCTTCCACGCCCCGTGGAACATGACCCTGATCCTGCTCATCCGTCTCTTTGTCGAGCTCGTGCGCAGCTCGGTCAGGGGCGGGGGGCGCCCCTGA
- a CDS encoding pilus assembly protein TadG-related protein codes for MRPSLLRSAVSWLPCLSLRPRRGGPGSERGSILPYVSVACAVLATVALALMTGLGDVTLHRRDATTAADAAALAAAQAWADSIESMYDDAYGADDDDGLWGAAGSGIGSFAGAGVRGAASRYASRNGATLTSLSIDSTRRQVTVSVETDTPVEATGETMSASATAEVVLEEGACLSGGKVGFDIGGTCVTAQPNKTTTSTSTGGSSPTASAPPTSFTVPEGMADQATVSTKLVR; via the coding sequence GTGCGTCCCTCTCTGCTGCGTTCGGCGGTGTCCTGGCTGCCCTGCCTGTCCCTGCGGCCTCGACGCGGTGGGCCGGGCAGCGAGCGGGGCAGCATCCTGCCCTACGTGAGCGTGGCCTGCGCGGTCCTGGCGACGGTGGCGCTGGCCCTCATGACAGGCCTGGGCGACGTCACCCTCCACCGGCGTGACGCCACCACCGCCGCTGATGCCGCCGCCCTGGCCGCCGCCCAGGCCTGGGCGGACTCGATCGAGTCCATGTACGACGACGCCTACGGGGCCGACGACGATGATGGGCTGTGGGGGGCCGCAGGCAGCGGCATCGGCTCCTTCGCCGGGGCTGGAGTCAGGGGGGCCGCCAGCCGCTACGCCTCCCGCAACGGTGCGACCCTGACCTCACTGTCGATCGACTCCACCCGCAGGCAGGTCACCGTGAGCGTGGAGACGGACACCCCTGTGGAGGCCACCGGTGAGACGATGAGCGCCTCGGCCACCGCTGAGGTGGTCCTGGAGGAGGGCGCCTGCCTCAGCGGGGGCAAGGTCGGCTTCGATATCGGCGGCACCTGTGTGACCGCTCAGCCGAACAAGACCACGACCTCGACCTCCACAGGCGGCTCCTCACCAACGGCCTCGGCACCACCCACCTCCTTCACGGTGCCCGAGGGCATGGCCGACCAGGCGACAGTCTCCACCAAGCTGGTGCGCTGA
- a CDS encoding OmpA family protein, protein MVRLVRRRSLLLVPVLAGAGAVVGCSGSGGSGGSSQGASGGSSAGASGSSSGGASAPVGVQEVETRMAGHRVTVGVSPVVRVSEEASVVVLEVTRAEDDIHVEHRSDSDDDVLWVSNLLSDRIANPTGAVATRLADLDGGRVWVPTQDGRGDAIMLAPGESGTAYVPFGVMDVDSAWVFVPMTGFILVQVVDREQAAGVGVDLEAVEAALEDMGTDSSLAGPVALGTFTRALDESSSTLTTDEEVVVTLASDVTFESDSAELSDEAGAQLEVVAGQVGRYPDGGSLVIVGHTDDVDEEDYNQGLSEERAQAVSDRLGELVDLGSWEVAVEGKGESEPAVEGTDDEARAANRRVEITLTPTKGTTRGGQGGPAASASPSASAVPSASAAPSASASGSGSGGLPEAYGPVGPGPEGVTVTGRQGDGELSVVLERVTRAGGFLLGELEVTAGPGGTGNDGSTFLGAWLGDERAKALSNPRGEGAGVDGIVTSSGLTLLSGGERVFPADYLPPGKDRHIPLTERKLSSVMKEGMVTRVCVAWPDTGQDTVVLDHESRTERGDYAFRLTDVPVVEA, encoded by the coding sequence ATGGTTCGTCTGGTTCGTCGTCGTTCGTTGCTGCTGGTGCCGGTGCTGGCTGGGGCTGGTGCGGTGGTGGGGTGCTCGGGCTCCGGGGGGTCTGGGGGCTCGTCGCAGGGGGCGTCGGGTGGGTCGTCTGCTGGCGCGTCGGGGTCGTCCTCGGGTGGGGCGTCTGCCCCGGTGGGGGTGCAGGAGGTGGAGACTCGTATGGCGGGGCACCGGGTGACGGTGGGGGTGTCCCCGGTGGTGCGGGTCTCGGAGGAGGCCTCGGTGGTGGTGCTGGAGGTGACCCGGGCCGAGGACGACATACACGTGGAGCACCGGAGCGACAGCGATGACGACGTGCTGTGGGTCAGCAACCTTCTGAGCGACAGGATCGCAAATCCTACTGGGGCGGTGGCGACTCGCCTGGCTGACCTGGACGGGGGGCGGGTGTGGGTGCCGACCCAGGACGGGCGCGGCGACGCCATCATGCTGGCTCCGGGGGAGTCGGGTACGGCGTATGTGCCCTTTGGGGTGATGGACGTGGACAGCGCGTGGGTGTTCGTGCCGATGACGGGCTTCATTCTTGTTCAGGTGGTGGACCGGGAGCAGGCGGCCGGGGTGGGTGTGGACCTGGAGGCGGTGGAGGCTGCGCTGGAGGATATGGGGACGGACTCCTCCCTGGCGGGGCCGGTGGCGCTGGGCACCTTTACGCGGGCGCTGGACGAGTCCTCCTCGACGCTGACCACTGACGAGGAGGTGGTGGTGACCCTGGCCAGTGACGTGACCTTTGAGTCGGACTCGGCCGAGCTCAGTGACGAGGCTGGTGCCCAGCTGGAGGTGGTGGCTGGTCAGGTGGGGCGCTACCCGGACGGGGGCAGCCTGGTGATTGTGGGTCACACGGATGACGTGGACGAGGAGGACTACAACCAGGGCCTGTCGGAGGAGCGGGCGCAGGCGGTGTCGGACCGTCTGGGTGAGCTGGTGGACCTGGGCTCCTGGGAGGTCGCGGTGGAGGGCAAGGGGGAGTCCGAGCCTGCGGTGGAGGGCACTGATGACGAGGCGCGGGCGGCCAACCGGCGGGTGGAGATCACCCTGACCCCCACCAAGGGCACCACCCGTGGTGGGCAGGGCGGTCCGGCTGCGTCGGCCTCGCCCTCTGCCTCGGCCGTGCCGTCCGCCTCGGCTGCTCCCTCCGCGTCTGCGTCGGGGTCTGGGTCTGGTGGGCTGCCGGAGGCCTACGGTCCGGTGGGCCCAGGGCCGGAGGGGGTCACGGTGACCGGGCGCCAGGGTGACGGTGAGCTGAGCGTGGTGCTGGAGCGGGTGACCCGGGCGGGGGGCTTCCTGCTGGGCGAGCTGGAGGTCACCGCCGGACCGGGCGGGACCGGTAACGACGGCAGCACCTTCCTGGGGGCGTGGCTGGGCGACGAGCGGGCGAAGGCCCTGTCCAACCCCCGGGGAGAGGGCGCGGGTGTAGACGGTATAGTGACTAGCAGCGGTCTGACGCTGTTGTCGGGCGGGGAGCGGGTCTTCCCTGCGGACTACCTGCCCCCGGGGAAGGACAGGCATATTCCCCTGACCGAACGAAAGTTGTCCTCCGTCATGAAGGAGGGGATGGTGACCCGGGTGTGCGTGGCCTGGCCGGACACGGGCCAGGACACCGTGGTCCTGGACCACGAGAGCCGGACCGAGAGGGGTGACTACGCCTTCCGCCTCACCGACGTCCCCGTCGTGGAGGCCTGA
- a CDS encoding Flp family type IVb pilin has product MSNSLLRLQVRIQQTFADLRDERGQSMVEYAGIALVVAAIVGAVINAIGSDDGGIGGAITRRIQEVINDIGNGD; this is encoded by the coding sequence ATGAGCAACTCACTTCTTCGTCTCCAGGTCCGCATCCAGCAGACCTTTGCCGACCTGCGTGACGAGCGGGGCCAGTCCATGGTCGAGTACGCCGGGATCGCCCTGGTGGTCGCTGCTATTGTCGGTGCTGTTATCAACGCTATTGGTAGCGATGATGGCGGAATTGGTGGTGCTATTACTCGAAGGATTCAGGAGGTTATTAACGACATTGGCAATGGTGACTGA
- a CDS encoding response regulator transcription factor: MRIMVVDDNPIVRAGLQAVLDRVDSVTQVLQAGDAFEALETAAANSPDIVLLDISMPGRSGLDILPELVGRMSVIMLTSHQDPELIQQALEAGARGYLVHGQLGANEVAGAIETCLRGGMVLGREATDVLLNPQKYAPINPLREQVSEREAEILDLAASGLSNREIATRLYLSERTVKNYLNAAYPKIGAHNRTQAVSAWLGRGRGR, from the coding sequence ATGAGGATCATGGTCGTGGACGACAACCCGATCGTGCGGGCGGGCCTGCAGGCGGTGCTGGACCGGGTGGACTCGGTGACGCAGGTGCTTCAGGCTGGTGACGCCTTCGAGGCCCTGGAGACAGCTGCGGCGAACTCGCCCGACATCGTCCTGCTGGACATCTCCATGCCGGGCCGCAGCGGTCTGGACATCCTCCCCGAGCTGGTGGGGCGCATGTCGGTCATCATGCTCACCTCTCACCAGGACCCCGAGCTTATCCAGCAGGCCCTGGAGGCTGGTGCCCGGGGCTACCTGGTGCACGGCCAGTTGGGGGCCAACGAGGTCGCCGGGGCTATTGAGACGTGCCTGCGCGGCGGGATGGTGCTGGGGCGGGAGGCCACCGACGTCCTCCTCAACCCGCAGAAGTACGCCCCGATCAACCCCTTGCGGGAGCAGGTGAGTGAGCGGGAAGCGGAGATCCTGGACCTGGCGGCCTCCGGCCTGTCCAACCGGGAGATCGCGACCCGGCTGTACCTGTCGGAGCGGACGGTCAAGAACTACCTCAACGCGGCCTACCCCAAGATCGGGGCACACAACAGGACCCAGGCGGTCTCGGCCTGGCTGGGGCGAGGTCGAGGGCGGTAG
- a CDS encoding sensor histidine kinase, with translation MAESSLAAVVQGRSMRTTVGLVCDMRLGLLFACEVGLILTGSSPGVMVVLLAAMAMGWVPLYLLRRRPQVLGEAWWFPCADLLVTVLTVLLLSGTFENAFHLVVAYVLASALLVGIVLRALWAAVWTSGVVSALALVQTGQEVSSVLLAASVLGIVACVLLGDRLRTQVREASRLSAQVAATRAEERALAERLTIARDLHDSLAKSVHGIRMLAESLHDSLASENHHDVDLSRVLLDSADEASREARLVLDGLRASGEDDVVGALTQEVMRWSERTGIEVTCRRRQAPPRVACRAEAMWQIQRVLGEVLANTEKHAQAQCVDFCAWVEEGALHLEISDDGVGLGDQDLTTPPLGGHYGVAGMRERAGQLGARLVIESQPEPGVGVRIRMSVPMTALTESGGRQV, from the coding sequence GTGGCTGAGTCCTCACTGGCGGCGGTGGTGCAGGGCCGCAGCATGCGCACCACCGTGGGACTGGTGTGCGACATGCGGCTGGGACTGCTGTTCGCCTGCGAGGTCGGGCTGATCCTGACGGGGTCCTCACCTGGCGTCATGGTTGTCCTGCTGGCCGCTATGGCTATGGGCTGGGTGCCGCTGTACCTGCTGCGCAGGAGGCCGCAGGTCCTGGGGGAGGCGTGGTGGTTCCCGTGCGCGGACCTCCTGGTGACGGTCCTCACCGTCCTGCTGCTGTCCGGGACCTTCGAGAACGCCTTCCACCTGGTGGTGGCCTACGTCCTGGCCTCGGCACTGCTGGTGGGGATCGTCCTGCGGGCGTTGTGGGCGGCCGTGTGGACCTCAGGCGTGGTGAGCGCCCTGGCCCTGGTCCAGACCGGACAGGAGGTGTCCTCGGTACTCCTGGCCGCCTCGGTGCTGGGCATCGTGGCCTGTGTCCTCCTGGGGGACCGGTTACGTACCCAGGTCCGGGAGGCCAGCCGCCTGTCGGCGCAGGTGGCTGCGACTCGGGCGGAGGAGAGGGCACTGGCAGAGCGCCTCACCATCGCCCGTGACTTGCACGACTCCCTGGCCAAGAGCGTCCACGGCATCCGGATGCTGGCGGAGTCCCTGCACGACTCCCTGGCCTCGGAGAACCACCACGATGTCGATCTCAGCCGTGTCCTGCTCGACTCCGCCGACGAGGCCAGCCGGGAGGCCCGCCTGGTGCTGGACGGCCTGCGGGCCAGCGGTGAGGACGACGTCGTGGGTGCCCTGACCCAGGAGGTCATGCGCTGGAGCGAGCGCACCGGCATTGAGGTGACCTGCCGACGCAGGCAGGCCCCGCCCCGGGTGGCCTGCAGAGCGGAGGCGATGTGGCAGATCCAGCGTGTGCTTGGTGAGGTGCTGGCCAACACGGAGAAGCACGCACAGGCGCAGTGCGTGGACTTCTGTGCCTGGGTGGAGGAGGGCGCGCTGCACCTGGAGATCAGCGACGACGGTGTCGGCCTGGGCGACCAGGACCTCACGACCCCGCCGTTGGGGGGCCACTACGGGGTGGCGGGTATGCGTGAGCGTGCCGGGCAGCTGGGCGCCCGGCTGGTTATTGAGTCCCAGCCAGAGCCGGGTGTCGGTGTACGGATCCGGATGAGCGTGCCGATGACGGCACTGACAGAGAGCGGAGGCAGACAGGTATGA
- a CDS encoding type II secretion system F family protein produces the protein MVAVVAGLVGALLVLGAAQGIRMVREDGAAYLRDDLAVQAEETQRESAFVRLIDALGVRGQRTLRRVYGPVRLRALDRRLRGAGNPEGLHLDLFIQREAGFILLSMVLFLFCALMGQLLMGVVMAAVFSGWMYLWLAQAVRTRRRAVDRDLPDFLDVLAVTVRSGTPFRNALERVCDHFEGPVSEEMRTALHEMRLGVSRRDAFTAVRQRCRSESVDTFVTALLQSEELGTPIGEALQGIVKEIRRERAEQVRREAARTAPQVSLIASATMLPGTMILMLGGMLYANRDMLSGLLGG, from the coding sequence GTGGTAGCTGTGGTGGCGGGGCTGGTGGGCGCGCTCCTGGTACTCGGGGCGGCGCAGGGCATCCGCATGGTCCGGGAGGACGGAGCTGCCTATCTGCGTGACGACCTCGCGGTCCAGGCCGAGGAGACCCAGCGGGAGAGTGCCTTCGTCAGGCTCATTGACGCCCTGGGGGTCAGGGGGCAGCGCACGCTGCGCCGGGTCTACGGGCCGGTCCGCCTGCGGGCACTGGACCGCAGGCTCCGGGGCGCGGGCAACCCGGAGGGGTTGCACCTCGACCTCTTTATCCAGCGGGAGGCGGGGTTCATCCTCCTCAGTATGGTGCTCTTCCTGTTCTGTGCCCTCATGGGGCAGCTGCTGATGGGTGTCGTGATGGCGGCGGTCTTCTCCGGGTGGATGTACCTGTGGCTGGCCCAGGCTGTCCGGACGCGCCGGAGGGCGGTCGACCGGGACCTGCCCGACTTCCTGGACGTCCTGGCGGTGACGGTGCGTTCGGGCACCCCCTTCCGCAACGCCCTGGAGCGCGTGTGTGACCATTTTGAGGGCCCGGTATCGGAGGAGATGCGTACCGCGCTCCATGAGATGCGCCTGGGGGTCTCCCGGCGGGATGCTTTTACCGCAGTGAGACAGCGCTGCCGCTCCGAGAGTGTCGATACCTTTGTCACGGCTCTGCTCCAGTCGGAGGAGCTGGGAACCCCCATTGGTGAGGCCCTCCAGGGGATCGTCAAGGAGATCCGGCGTGAGCGGGCGGAGCAGGTGCGCCGGGAGGCGGCTCGCACGGCTCCCCAGGTGTCCCTCATCGCGTCGGCGACCATGCTCCCCGGCACCATGATCCTCATGTTGGGGGGCATGCTCTACGCCAACCGGGACATGCTCTCCGGGCTCCTGGGTGGCTGA
- a CDS encoding type II secretion system F family protein — translation MTGPGPVLLSATVTLCLAAAAVITLGASAGRSQEVARSLGAGGESQGRGPVLVLLSLLRRLPLSRPLRRRISAAGLGWDEALVELALVAGIAVTYVGTRPLMGRIAGGVLAAAVPLIFFRWLQRRAARRAEQFIAQLPEVSRVLSNGTSAGMSVERSLGLAAREVPVPASTELGRVVSEIALGRTLDDALGNLARRMPSRELDVLVRTVVIQSKSGGALVSALQDIALALEERKQLHREVRTAILGSAIGGYIVPVLGVGSVVFLNLMEPGILDDMASTLIGRVILGGALVFFGLGALLMRLVSRVEV, via the coding sequence GTGACCGGTCCGGGACCTGTCCTGCTCAGCGCGACGGTGACCCTCTGCCTGGCTGCCGCTGCGGTCATCACCCTGGGAGCCAGCGCGGGCCGCAGTCAGGAGGTGGCTCGCAGCCTGGGGGCAGGGGGCGAGTCCCAGGGGCGGGGCCCGGTGTTGGTTCTCCTCTCCCTGCTGCGCCGCCTGCCGCTGAGCCGCCCGCTGCGCCGCCGTATCAGCGCCGCCGGGCTGGGGTGGGACGAGGCCCTGGTCGAGCTGGCCCTGGTCGCGGGGATCGCAGTGACCTATGTCGGTACCCGCCCGCTCATGGGGCGGATCGCCGGAGGCGTCCTGGCTGCGGCCGTGCCGCTGATCTTCTTCCGCTGGCTGCAGCGCCGTGCGGCCCGGCGCGCGGAGCAGTTCATCGCCCAGCTCCCGGAGGTCTCCCGGGTGCTGTCTAACGGGACGTCTGCCGGGATGTCTGTGGAGCGTTCACTGGGCCTGGCCGCCCGGGAGGTACCGGTGCCTGCCAGTACCGAGCTGGGGCGGGTGGTCTCTGAGATCGCCCTGGGGCGCACCCTGGACGACGCCCTGGGCAACCTGGCCCGGCGCATGCCCTCCCGTGAGCTCGACGTCCTGGTGCGCACCGTGGTCATCCAGTCCAAGTCCGGTGGCGCCCTGGTCTCCGCCCTGCAGGACATCGCCCTGGCCCTGGAGGAGCGCAAGCAGCTGCACCGGGAGGTGCGCACTGCCATCCTCGGCTCGGCCATCGGCGGCTATATCGTCCCGGTGCTGGGGGTGGGCAGCGTGGTGTTCCTCAACCTCATGGAGCCCGGAATCCTGGACGACATGGCCTCCACCCTCATTGGCCGCGTCATCCTGGGAGGCGCACTGGTCTTCTTCGGCCTGGGGGCGCTGCTCATGAGGCTGGTCTCCCGGGTGGAGGTGTGA
- a CDS encoding CpaF family protein, protein MALRDRAMPAGATGRQAGGREELVATYRARLLEEIDLDEVAGLEVAQQRARLERVLSRLLSLEGPVMSSRDRAWLIKRVIDDAVGLGVLEPLVADHSITEIMVNGVEDVFVERLGRIERVPTRFTSEAELYQLIDRIVSSVNRRVDESSPMVDARLPGGERVNVIIPPLALDGPTITIRRFPQPFRLADLVARKSLPQEAADLLGALVAARLNILVSGGTGSGKTTFLNALSGMIPERERIITIEDAAELSLQQPHVVRLESRPPNIEGQGQVAIRDLVRNSLRMRPDRIIVGEVRGGETLDMLQAMNTGHEGSLTTVHANSAQDALSRLETLASMSEVALPVETVRDQINGAIDVIVQLERDASGARRVSTIEAVTSRHREAYATSPLMRYVHGSDQKEGRFELLRLPETVAHRVQRHGYSLPAGLTVRGMVS, encoded by the coding sequence ATGGCGCTGCGGGACCGTGCGATGCCGGCCGGCGCCACCGGGCGGCAGGCTGGTGGCCGGGAGGAGCTGGTGGCGACCTACCGCGCCCGCCTCCTGGAGGAGATCGACCTGGACGAGGTGGCCGGGCTGGAGGTGGCCCAGCAGCGTGCCCGCCTGGAGCGGGTGCTCTCCCGGCTCCTCTCCCTGGAGGGGCCGGTCATGTCCTCCCGGGACAGGGCGTGGCTCATCAAGCGCGTCATCGACGACGCCGTGGGCCTGGGGGTGCTGGAGCCGCTGGTGGCCGACCACAGCATCACCGAGATCATGGTCAACGGCGTGGAGGACGTCTTCGTGGAGCGTCTGGGCCGCATCGAGCGGGTCCCCACCCGCTTCACCTCAGAGGCGGAGCTCTACCAGCTCATCGACCGGATCGTCTCCTCGGTCAACCGCCGCGTGGACGAGTCCAGCCCCATGGTGGACGCCCGCCTGCCCGGGGGCGAGAGGGTCAACGTCATCATCCCCCCGCTGGCGCTGGACGGGCCGACGATCACGATCCGTCGCTTTCCCCAGCCCTTCCGCCTGGCGGACCTGGTGGCGCGCAAGAGCCTGCCCCAGGAGGCGGCCGACCTGCTCGGGGCCCTGGTGGCGGCCCGGCTCAACATCCTGGTCTCCGGCGGGACCGGGTCGGGCAAGACCACGTTCCTCAACGCCCTGTCCGGCATGATCCCGGAGAGGGAGCGCATTATCACCATTGAGGACGCGGCCGAGCTGTCCCTCCAACAGCCCCACGTCGTGCGCCTGGAGTCGCGCCCGCCCAACATTGAGGGTCAGGGCCAGGTGGCCATCCGCGACCTGGTACGCAACTCCCTGCGCATGCGCCCCGACCGGATCATCGTCGGCGAGGTCCGTGGCGGTGAGACCCTGGACATGCTCCAGGCGATGAACACCGGCCACGAGGGCTCCCTTACCACTGTGCACGCCAACTCGGCTCAGGACGCGCTCAGCCGCCTGGAGACGCTGGCCTCCATGTCGGAGGTGGCCCTGCCGGTAGAGACGGTGCGGGACCAGATCAACGGGGCCATCGACGTCATCGTCCAGCTGGAGCGTGACGCCTCAGGTGCCCGCCGGGTCAGCACCATCGAGGCGGTGACCTCACGTCACCGGGAGGCCTACGCCACCTCCCCGCTCATGCGCTACGTCCACGGGAGTGACCAGAAGGAGGGGCGCTTCGAGCTCCTGAGGCTGCCGGAAACCGTGGCGCACCGGGTCCAGCGCCACGGCTACTCCCTGCCCGCGGGCCTGACAGTGCGGGGGATGGTCTCGTGA
- a CDS encoding pilus assembly protein, whose protein sequence is MVAETVAERASEKVAEMTTGMTTATRGAARPGCPLTPGRLLRRLRRDESGVLDIELIAFVPVLVLVLLMLLQGFLAVATVTSVSAAARDGARAAMLGRSATVAAERSLPSWVTLESVRDGCGSAHCVEVTARIPIGLPALTTEHVTVSRTAYFPED, encoded by the coding sequence ATGGTGGCAGAGACAGTGGCTGAGAGGGCGAGTGAGAAGGTGGCTGAGATGACCACTGGGATGACCACTGCGACCAGGGGCGCGGCCCGCCCGGGGTGCCCGCTGACTCCTGGACGCCTGCTGAGGAGGCTGCGCCGCGACGAGAGCGGCGTCCTCGACATTGAGCTGATCGCCTTCGTCCCGGTCCTGGTGCTGGTGCTGCTCATGCTGCTCCAGGGGTTCCTGGCTGTCGCCACCGTGACCTCCGTCAGCGCGGCAGCACGCGACGGCGCCCGGGCCGCGATGCTGGGGCGCTCCGCGACCGTGGCCGCAGAGCGCTCCCTGCCCAGCTGGGTCACCCTGGAGTCGGTGAGGGACGGCTGCGGCTCCGCCCACTGCGTGGAGGTGACAGCCAGGATCCCCATCGGCCTGCCTGCGCTGACCACCGAGCACGTCACGGTAAGCCGTACCGCCTACTTCCCGGAGGACTGA